The stretch of DNA tttctaacatttgacatttcctttccctaaattagaaaattctaaccttaaaatgatttttttacatgaaattttaaagaagaaaaaaaattcttacccGGACATTCCTCCCATTTGCTGCAACATCCGTGGATCGATCATTTTAGCCATTTGCTGATTGAGTTTAGCCATTTGCGTGGGATTCACATTCTTGGCCATATCGCCACCCTTGAAGAGCCCCTTAATGCCCCccattttcttcacaacaGCCGCAAATTTCGTGTACTGCGCTATGAGTTCCTTCACCTCGCGCTCCGTGACCCCGGATCCCTGGGCAACGCGCACGACGCGCGTGTGTTGCTTACTGAACAACTTGGCACCGTCGCGATTGTCGAGCTCCCCGTCCGACATGCTGTCCATCATGGTCATGAGGCGCTTTATCCGCGCCATGGACTCCTGTTCGCCACCCTTTGTCATGAAGTCCTGCGAAAAGCCCGGAATCATGCCCATAATCTGCGAGAAGGGTCCCATCTTCATGATGTTCTGGAATTGCTCGTACATGTCGCGTATTGTGAACTGGCCGTGCTTTATCTTCTCCAGCAGCTCCTCATTGTCATCCAGCTTCAGCTCGTTCACTTTATCAATGAGCCCCTCAATGTCACCCATGCCCAGAAGTTTACTCACAAATGGCTTTGTTTTGAAGGGTTCCAGATCGTCAATATGCTCCCCAGTTCCGATAAAGATGATGGGACTATTTGTGGCAGCAACACTGTGCACCAGAAGAAGAGGaagattcataaaaaaatgtactggtaagctgaccaagcttacgagagctgtgtttctttcagtgtaccaattttgtgagagcaaagccgggaaaagttgaaaagtcatccccaaagaaatctttaaaaccccatatctcgggaacggctccattgattttcgattttgagctatcgttggaaaggtcttaacctcaactataacatagtaaaatatgaagtaaatcgataatggcactttcgaaatattcgagttcgaaattttcgaaaactttgttttcgattttagcgcctctcgcagtcatttctcgaagttgcaatgttctagacatttgtagtgtttcacgaaacctttcatttgcgcttgagttgattaagatcggacttgtagaacccgagatatgacatgtcaaaattggaactcaatattttcaaaatggcgacataaatttttaaattttttttttttaaaaatagatgttatagtaggctataatatataaaaaaatgaagtaaatcgataatggcgttttcgagatattcatcgaaaactcatagaaaattttgtttttgatttttggccctctagcggtcacttttgaaacttcggatgttctagagagttgtagggtttgttgagatctttcatttgaccccgggttgatcaaaatcggttaagccgttttcgagttatggtcgattttcgatgaaaaattttggcgaccatattgactaaacggcttggccgattttcgaaaatgaggtatcgttggaaagctcttgatggcccctacaacatataaaaatttcagccctctagctataatagcggctgagatatagcgaaaacaaaattttgaggttattcaaaatggcggacgaaTTTGACCTcgtaatcggatgtcttccggtcgatatttaaactttgccgtttatcGCAagtctatcaccgttctcaatttttttggcgcatacgtttttttggaatgtaaggaccctaattcgtgctcatcccaagtttgagcccaatctgacgactttcgattttgctcggtacacaaaagctgtgtctgaaagaaacacagctaaaaagagaaGGAACTTACGCTGAGAGTGCTCCTCCTCCTTTGGCGTGTCCATCGAGCTTTGTGATGATCACAGAGCCAATGTCGACTTTCTCCTTGAATGCCTTAGCTTGGGCTTCGCAAGCCTGCCCAATTGTGGCATCCATCACGAAGATAATGTTGTCAGGTTGCtgcgaaaagaaaatcaaagaaattccttCCTCTTCAAGGCAAAATTGTCAAAGAAAACTCACAATAGCGGTTGCAACTGCCAACATCTCCTCAAAGAGAGACTCCTCCTGCTTATGCCGCCCACTCGTGTCCACAATAATCATCTCAAAGCCCTCCTTCTTGAACATCTCCACACCATCCTGGGCAATAACCACGGGATCTACTTCGGTGTAGCTTCCGTAGAAGGGAATGCGTGCCTTTGTGGCGTTCTGTTTAATCTGATCGTACGCACCAGCACGGAATGTGTCGGCGCACACGAGGCAGGACTTCCAATTCTTCTTCTGGTAGTGATAGGCCAGCTTTGTGCACGTTGTCGT from Lutzomyia longipalpis isolate SR_M1_2022 chromosome 1, ASM2433408v1 encodes:
- the LOC129786462 gene encoding signal recognition particle subunit SRP54 — translated: MVLADLGRKITSALQSLSKATVINEEVLNSMLKEICAALLEADVNIMLVKKLRENVRAVIDFEEMAGGLNKRRMIQSAVFKELVKLVDPGVKPYQPVKARPNIIMFVGLQGSGKTTTCTKLAYHYQKKNWKSCLVCADTFRAGAYDQIKQNATKARIPFYGSYTEVDPVVIAQDGVEMFKKEGFEMIIVDTSGRHKQEESLFEEMLAVATAIQPDNIIFVMDATIGQACEAQAKAFKEKVDIGSVIITKLDGHAKGGGALSAVAATNSPIIFIGTGEHIDDLEPFKTKPFVSKLLGMGDIEGLIDKVNELKLDDNEELLEKIKHGQFTIRDMYEQFQNIMKMGPFSQIMGMIPGFSQDFMTKGGEQESMARIKRLMTMMDSMSDGELDNRDGAKLFSKQHTRVVRVAQGSGVTEREVKELIAQYTKFAAVVKKMGGIKGLFKGGDMAKNVNPTQMAKLNQQMAKMIDPRMLQQMGGMSGLQSMMRQLQQGAAGGLSNLMGGFGKS